A region from the Candidatus Magasanikbacteria bacterium genome encodes:
- the rplU gene encoding 50S ribosomal protein L21, producing the protein MIAVIETGGKQYLVKVGSVLKVEKLDINEGEEVTFDKVYLLANEEGGDVKVGTPIVEGAIVKATVEENGRSKKVRVVKYKRKIRYKKVFGHRQHFTKIKITEIA; encoded by the coding sequence ATGATTGCAGTTATAGAAACTGGTGGAAAGCAATACCTTGTGAAGGTGGGAAGCGTTCTAAAAGTAGAAAAATTAGATATAAATGAAGGTGAGGAAGTTACTTTTGATAAAGTTTACTTGCTTGCAAACGAAGAGGGTGGAGATGTAAAAGTTGGAACACCTATTGTTGAAGGTGCTATTGTAAAAGCTACAGTAGAAGAAAACGGTCGTAGTAAAAAAGTTCGTGTAGTAAAATACAAAAGAAAAATACGCTATAAAAAAGTTTTTGGACACAGACAACATTTTACAAAAATTAAAATTACTGAAATCGCTTAA
- the recR gene encoding recombination mediator RecR: MYEQGLRTKIMYPQPIHRLKNALKKLPGVGHRTAERYIFYLLKSGKGEVAELINALNNVIQNVKSCQICWDFGNTDPCSICMNPKKDRTKICVVAESQHTKTILNTTKYNGLFHVLRGTLSSEVDNLEQLKIESLLKRIIMNPQVNEIILALNPDLEGETTILYLSKKIHEIREIKITRLARGLPMGSDMLYADDITLSNALDNRTVS, from the coding sequence TTGTATGAACAAGGATTACGAACGAAAATAATGTATCCTCAACCAATTCACAGACTCAAAAATGCACTAAAAAAATTACCAGGCGTAGGCCATAGAACTGCTGAACGCTATATTTTTTATTTGTTAAAATCTGGAAAAGGTGAGGTTGCAGAGCTTATAAATGCACTGAACAATGTCATACAAAATGTAAAAAGTTGTCAAATTTGTTGGGATTTTGGAAATACTGACCCCTGCTCAATCTGTATGAATCCCAAAAAAGATAGGACAAAAATTTGTGTCGTTGCAGAATCGCAACACACAAAAACAATACTAAACACAACTAAATACAATGGGCTTTTTCATGTATTACGAGGAACTCTTAGTTCTGAAGTGGACAATTTAGAGCAGTTAAAAATTGAAAGTCTACTAAAAAGAATAATAATGAACCCGCAAGTAAATGAAATAATTCTTGCATTAAACCCAGATTTAGAAGGTGAGACTACAATTTTGTATTTATCCAAAAAAATACACGAAATAAGAGAAATTAAAATAACTCGTTTGGCTCGTGGACTTCCAATGGGAAGTGATATGCTTTATGCGGACGACATTACACTATCAAATGCATTAGACAACAGAACAGTAAGTTAA
- a CDS encoding glycosyltransferase, producing MKKICLVNNLYPPNSVGGAETVVFKIAKKHKNKGRKVFIITLNCDDNNKTTKIEEDGISVYRIPKFNIFGYKELSSKNFLHKFVWHFLDKFSFWGKKEIERIFIETNPDTVHTHNLTGLGFFIPKLIDSLKIEHIHTLHDVQLVEPSGILKWNHKKDLIHQKIYSFFVKKKIGSPNFVFYPSEFIKNFYKSRGFFEESLWRKTNNEFRKTSNLKKKVKNNKFLFVGTLNKNKGVQVLLDAWRMISKEKKVELHIVGDGPMVKDNFKLKKEDKRVFVYGKLGKEDLNKMYKKCDTLVFCSVCLENKPNVILEALENNLSVIASNTGGVGELLNRKTGKMYKPGDARSLANLILNI from the coding sequence ATGAAAAAGATTTGTTTGGTAAACAATTTATATCCACCAAATTCGGTTGGAGGAGCTGAAACAGTTGTTTTTAAGATTGCAAAAAAGCATAAAAATAAAGGTAGAAAAGTTTTTATTATAACTTTGAATTGTGATGATAATAATAAAACAACAAAAATAGAGGAAGATGGAATTAGTGTTTATAGAATTCCAAAGTTTAATATTTTTGGTTATAAAGAATTATCATCAAAAAACTTTTTACATAAATTTGTTTGGCATTTTCTTGATAAGTTTAGTTTTTGGGGTAAAAAAGAAATTGAAAGAATTTTTATAGAAACCAATCCAGATACTGTGCATACTCACAATTTGACTGGGCTTGGATTTTTTATTCCAAAGTTAATTGATAGTTTGAAAATAGAGCATATTCATACATTGCACGATGTTCAATTAGTAGAACCAAGCGGGATTTTGAAATGGAATCATAAAAAAGATTTAATCCATCAAAAAATTTATAGTTTTTTTGTGAAGAAGAAAATTGGAAGTCCTAATTTTGTATTTTACCCGTCTGAATTTATAAAGAATTTTTATAAAAGTAGGGGTTTTTTTGAAGAGAGTTTGTGGAGAAAAACTAATAATGAGTTTAGAAAAACTAGTAATTTAAAAAAGAAAGTTAAAAATAATAAATTTTTATTTGTAGGTACTTTGAATAAAAATAAAGGAGTTCAAGTTTTATTGGATGCTTGGCGTATGATTTCAAAAGAAAAAAAAGTTGAACTTCATATTGTGGGAGATGGACCAATGGTAAAAGATAATTTTAAATTGAAAAAAGAGGATAAGAGAGTTTTTGTATATGGAAAGCTTGGAAAAGAAGATTTGAATAAAATGTATAAAAAATGCGATACACTTGTTTTTTGCTCTGTTTGTTTGGAAAATAAACCAAATGTAATATTGGAAGCTTTGGAAAATAATTTAAGTGTGATAGCATCAAATACTGGTGGAGTTGGCGAGCTTTTGAATAGAAAAACTGGAAAAATGTACAAGCCTGGGGACGCTAGATCTTTGGCTAATTTAATTTTAAATATTTGA
- a CDS encoding ATP-dependent Clp protease ATP-binding subunit, giving the protein MKFQKGEQLPVIICSDPGKFKTACSGFLAVLVRRNLLLNWGSEITEYNIKLKKGRKVLDKIRITLSLFLSFIFFGLLSFFLYRDLEVISFFTSDFWFGSGNYLVALFLISIFFFCYFIYRTMVFGKKAGKVESYNYKKKLEFEKQEFSNLTSSDWSIVDKFKKTQQKDISKSFTEDALDVLGKVYLTAKNKKSVEVNSEYLFMGLLDSKLVSSSMLRLEVPTKFFKEQYQDLLLTPGKSVHLPEFREDFYQIIFKAYELAFKNGQKYVGVLDLLVCTLEQSERLQEILYDLKIDSDKLENVTAWFSLREKLREEYKELKKAGSFRSKHGIDRAMTAVSTPYLNRFSEDLTAMAKYGAIAPCIGRKKEFEEIFRVVDSGRSSILLVGDYGVGKRTLVEGLARKMIENNVPERLFDKRLVKISMSSLTAGTTPSGAKERVLTIMSEVARAGNVILFLENLDELLNTEASELANEVANSLSEHLSGGSILTFATSTNSGYKKFISGSNLSSVFETVDIKELDNNQAIQVVESKIGGVESKNKVFFSYSAIEQSVVLARKFINNKSLPGSALEIVNEAGSYVHSKPNSQLVTEEDIGYIIKSKTGIPAVSVTSEEKSKLMNLGDEMHKRVIGQDDAVELVANALKRARAGMRSEKKPISVFLFLGPTGVGKTELAKTIANNYFGSENNMIRIDMSEYQEPNSIYRLIGQPEKQGTGILTEAVMKQPFSLVLLDELEKAHKDVLNLFLQVFDDGRLTDSVGRTVDFTNTIIISTSNAGTAFAQEQLNSGVEVEEVRQKMMRNELREYFAPEFLNRFDAIVLFKTLEKEEIKQIASLMLKQVGVQLEEKGFEFKVESIALEELADIGYDPDFGARPMRRAIQDNVENKLADLFLEDKLNRGDVVILGRGLELEIK; this is encoded by the coding sequence ATGAAGTTTCAAAAAGGTGAACAATTACCAGTTATAATCTGTTCTGATCCGGGAAAATTCAAAACTGCTTGCAGTGGATTTTTGGCTGTTTTGGTCCGTAGAAATTTATTGTTAAATTGGGGTAGCGAAATAACTGAATATAATATAAAACTTAAAAAAGGAAGAAAGGTTTTGGATAAAATTAGAATAACGCTTTCTTTGTTTCTATCGTTTATCTTCTTTGGATTACTCTCTTTTTTTCTTTATAGAGATTTAGAAGTTATTTCTTTTTTTACTTCAGATTTTTGGTTTGGTTCTGGTAATTATTTGGTTGCTTTGTTTTTAATTTCTATTTTCTTTTTTTGCTATTTTATTTATAGAACAATGGTTTTTGGTAAAAAGGCTGGAAAAGTTGAGAGTTATAATTATAAAAAGAAATTAGAGTTTGAAAAGCAAGAATTTTCAAACCTTACTTCATCAGATTGGAGTATTGTCGATAAGTTTAAAAAAACTCAACAAAAAGACATATCAAAAAGTTTTACGGAAGACGCACTAGATGTTTTGGGAAAAGTATATTTGACAGCTAAAAATAAAAAATCAGTAGAGGTAAATTCGGAGTATTTATTTATGGGACTATTAGACTCTAAACTTGTCTCTTCTTCAATGCTTCGGCTTGAAGTACCGACAAAATTTTTCAAAGAGCAATATCAGGATTTACTTCTGACACCTGGAAAAAGTGTGCATTTACCAGAGTTTAGAGAGGATTTTTATCAGATTATTTTCAAAGCTTATGAATTAGCTTTCAAAAATGGTCAAAAATATGTTGGTGTTTTGGATTTGTTAGTCTGTACTTTGGAACAATCAGAGAGGTTACAAGAAATTTTGTATGATTTAAAAATTGACAGTGATAAATTAGAAAATGTGACGGCTTGGTTTTCTTTGCGAGAAAAATTGCGAGAAGAGTACAAAGAACTTAAAAAAGCAGGATCTTTCCGTAGTAAACATGGAATTGATAGAGCTATGACTGCGGTCTCTACTCCCTATTTAAATAGATTTAGCGAAGATCTCACTGCAATGGCAAAATATGGGGCAATTGCACCATGTATTGGCAGAAAAAAAGAATTCGAAGAAATTTTTAGAGTTGTGGATAGTGGTAGGTCTAGTATTTTACTTGTGGGAGATTATGGTGTTGGCAAAAGAACATTAGTAGAAGGGCTTGCAAGAAAAATGATAGAAAACAATGTTCCAGAAAGATTATTTGACAAAAGATTGGTAAAAATTTCTATGAGCTCACTAACCGCTGGCACTACGCCGAGTGGGGCAAAAGAAAGGGTTCTAACAATTATGAGTGAAGTAGCTAGAGCTGGAAATGTAATTTTATTTTTAGAAAATTTAGATGAATTATTGAATACAGAGGCTAGTGAGTTGGCAAATGAAGTTGCAAATAGCCTAAGCGAACATTTGAGTGGTGGAAGTATTTTAACTTTTGCAACAAGTACAAATAGTGGCTATAAAAAATTTATTTCTGGAAGTAATTTAAGCTCTGTTTTTGAAACTGTGGACATAAAAGAATTGGATAATAATCAGGCAATTCAAGTGGTAGAATCCAAAATTGGGGGAGTTGAAAGTAAAAATAAAGTATTTTTTTCTTATTCTGCAATTGAACAATCTGTAGTTTTGGCAAGGAAGTTTATAAACAACAAGAGTTTACCAGGAAGTGCGCTAGAAATTGTAAATGAAGCTGGTTCTTATGTTCACTCAAAACCAAATTCTCAGCTGGTGACCGAGGAAGATATTGGATATATTATAAAAAGCAAGACTGGAATTCCAGCGGTTTCTGTAACAAGTGAAGAAAAGAGTAAGTTGATGAATTTGGGAGATGAAATGCACAAAAGGGTAATTGGTCAGGACGATGCTGTTGAGCTTGTTGCAAACGCACTAAAGCGCGCAAGAGCTGGTATGCGGAGTGAGAAAAAGCCAATTTCTGTGTTTTTATTTTTAGGTCCAACCGGAGTAGGAAAGACAGAACTTGCTAAAACAATTGCAAATAATTATTTTGGCTCAGAAAACAATATGATAAGAATAGATATGAGTGAGTACCAAGAGCCAAATAGTATTTACAGATTGATTGGGCAACCAGAAAAACAAGGAACAGGAATTCTCACCGAAGCTGTAATGAAACAACCTTTCTCACTTGTTTTGCTAGACGAATTAGAAAAAGCACACAAAGATGTTTTAAATTTATTTTTACAGGTTTTTGATGACGGGCGTCTTACAGATAGTGTTGGTAGAACGGTAGATTTTACAAATACAATTATAATTTCTACTTCAAACGCTGGCACAGCTTTTGCACAAGAACAATTAAATAGTGGTGTAGAGGTAGAAGAGGTTCGGCAAAAAATGATGCGAAATGAGCTTCGTGAATATTTTGCACCAGAGTTTTTAAATAGGTTTGATGCTATAGTTTTGTTCAAAACTTTAGAAAAAGAAGAGATAAAACAAATTGCAAGTTTGATGTTAAAACAAGTTGGTGTACAATTGGAAGAGAAAGGTTTTGAGTTTAAAGTGGAGAGTATTGCACTAGAAGAATTAGCTGATATTGGCTATGATCCAGATTTTGGAGCACGACCAATGCGAAGAGCTATTCAAGACAATGTAGAAAATAAGTTGGCAGATTTGTTTTTGGAAGATAAATTAAATAGGGGAGATGTCGTGATTTTGGGGAGAGGTTTAGAGTTAGAGATTAAATAA
- a CDS encoding undecaprenyl/decaprenyl-phosphate alpha-N-acetylglucosaminyl 1-phosphate transferase, whose translation MSLSLSKVVLVLMKKMNVMDIPHGKRKRHKKKIPLGGGLAIMISFFIVSFSLYYNGILGLNVGFRKFIGLFVGSLILIIGGFLDDKYNLKAKTQIVFPIFAVLVVIFFGVGPHIITNPFGGVFDLSLFKVSFGSFGDWAILADIIVFFWLMAMMYTTKLLDGLDGLVTGLVFIGALMIFSFSTYTIWFQPEIAVISIVFAGACLGFLVWNFSPAKIFLGEGGSLFVGFILGSLAIISGSKIAITLLVVGVPMLDIGRVIIRRIQKKKSVFLGDREHLHFQLLESGFSQKQAVLFFYTIAILFGLTALFLQSSQKLIALVLLFILMLLLAFRFTKINKKQEAGKK comes from the coding sequence TTGTCACTTTCTTTATCGAAGGTTGTTTTGGTTTTGATGAAGAAAATGAATGTCATGGATATTCCGCACGGAAAAAGAAAAAGGCATAAAAAAAAGATTCCACTTGGTGGTGGTTTGGCGATTATGATTAGTTTTTTTATCGTTTCTTTTTCGCTTTATTATAATGGAATTTTAGGTCTAAATGTAGGTTTTAGAAAATTCATTGGGCTTTTTGTGGGGAGTTTAATTTTAATCATTGGCGGTTTTTTAGACGATAAGTATAATTTAAAAGCAAAAACCCAAATAGTTTTTCCTATTTTTGCGGTTTTAGTTGTGATATTTTTTGGAGTTGGGCCACATATAATCACAAATCCTTTTGGTGGAGTTTTTGATTTAAGTTTATTTAAAGTTTCTTTTGGTTCTTTTGGTGATTGGGCTATTTTGGCAGATATTATAGTATTTTTTTGGCTTATGGCAATGATGTATACCACAAAACTTTTAGATGGTTTAGATGGTTTGGTCACTGGCTTGGTGTTTATTGGTGCTTTGATGATATTTTCTTTTTCTACTTATACAATTTGGTTTCAGCCTGAGATTGCAGTTATATCTATTGTTTTTGCTGGTGCTTGTTTGGGTTTTTTGGTGTGGAATTTTTCACCGGCAAAAATATTTTTGGGTGAAGGGGGAAGTTTGTTTGTTGGTTTTATTCTTGGATCTTTGGCAATTATTTCTGGAAGTAAAATAGCCATCACACTTTTGGTTGTTGGTGTGCCAATGCTAGATATTGGTAGGGTGATAATTCGTAGAATACAAAAAAAGAAGTCGGTATTTTTGGGGGATAGGGAGCATTTACATTTTCAACTTTTGGAGTCTGGTTTTTCACAAAAACAGGCAGTATTATTTTTTTATACTATAGCAATTTTGTTTGGGTTAACAGCATTGTTTTTACAAAGTAGTCAGAAACTAATTGCACTTGTCTTACTGTTTATTTTAATGCTTTTGTTAGCGTTTAGGTTTACAAAAATAAACAAAAAACAAGAAGCAGGAAAAAAATAA
- a CDS encoding DUF192 domain-containing protein has protein sequence MGIKKKKGAFKKINLIFLGIFFVAFSVLSVWNLRTPSAVVVLQDKNLNVMVSNTKSTRYKGLSNRKDFGKFDGMMFLFDNFDRHGFVMRDMEFSIDIVWFNSGKVVDIAPNLQPENISNTELMVYYPRKDSNMVLELPANWAEQNNLKIGDILTVSDK, from the coding sequence ATGGGCATTAAAAAAAAGAAGGGTGCATTTAAAAAAATAAATTTAATATTTTTAGGTATATTTTTTGTAGCATTTTCAGTATTATCTGTTTGGAACTTGCGTACGCCGAGTGCGGTAGTTGTTTTGCAAGATAAAAATCTGAATGTAATGGTTTCCAATACAAAATCTACAAGATATAAAGGTCTAAGTAATCGGAAAGATTTTGGAAAATTCGATGGAATGATGTTTTTATTTGATAATTTTGACAGACATGGTTTTGTAATGAGGGATATGGAGTTTTCAATAGATATTGTTTGGTTTAATAGTGGGAAAGTAGTAGATATTGCACCAAATTTGCAACCTGAAAATATATCAAACACTGAGCTTATGGTGTATTATCCAAGAAAAGACTCAAACATGGTTTTGGAATTACCAGCAAACTGGGCAGAGCAAAATAATCTTAAAATAGGTGATATTTTGACTGTTTCCGACAAATAG
- the dnaB gene encoding replicative DNA helicase, whose translation MIKQTELGRIPPQNLDAEKSLIGSILVDPNAMLKIADMIEADDFYKRAHAKIFESISELYSKNEPVDLLVLSNKLEEKGILENIGGKSYLAQLSNSVPTSSHAKHYAEIIKRKATLRKLSEVSEKISDLVFGEETDDVEAVLDNAQQLMYGVTEKHLKQNFSPIRSILSDTFERIDELHRDKGKMRGVPTGFTDLDKLLAGLQKSDLIILAARPSVGKTSFALDIARNAAVQAKVGVGLFSLEMSKEQLVDRMLCAQANINLWKMRNGSLSDSPDSDDFKKIGSAMGVLSEAPIFIDDSAGANITQIRTKARRLKTEHDIGLIVIDYLQLMSSAGRRSDNRVQEVADMSRGLKLLARELNIPLLVLSQLSRAAEQTKPAIPKLSHLRDSGSIEQDADVVIFLYRKATDRNYRPEDITPQERSIAEVHIAKHRNGPVGMIKTFFDETQASFKNLDTRFQTTEPPQQHQGSAPVPEAPPF comes from the coding sequence ATGATAAAACAAACAGAATTAGGAAGAATTCCACCGCAAAACCTTGATGCCGAAAAATCTTTAATCGGTTCTATTTTGGTTGATCCAAATGCAATGCTAAAAATTGCAGACATGATTGAGGCAGATGATTTTTACAAAAGAGCTCATGCAAAAATATTTGAATCGATCTCCGAACTATACTCAAAAAATGAGCCCGTAGACCTACTTGTATTGAGCAATAAGCTCGAAGAGAAGGGAATACTAGAAAACATAGGCGGAAAATCTTATTTAGCTCAACTGTCCAATTCTGTACCCACATCATCACACGCAAAACATTATGCAGAAATAATAAAAAGAAAAGCAACACTTAGGAAACTAAGTGAGGTTAGCGAAAAAATTAGCGACCTAGTTTTTGGAGAAGAGACTGATGATGTGGAAGCAGTATTAGACAATGCCCAGCAATTGATGTACGGCGTCACAGAAAAACATTTAAAACAAAATTTCTCGCCAATTAGATCCATTCTTAGTGACACATTTGAAAGAATAGATGAGCTGCACAGAGATAAAGGTAAAATGCGTGGAGTCCCAACTGGTTTTACAGATTTAGACAAACTATTGGCAGGACTACAAAAATCTGACCTAATTATTTTGGCAGCCCGCCCTTCTGTCGGAAAGACTTCTTTTGCTTTAGATATTGCCAGAAACGCAGCTGTGCAAGCCAAAGTTGGAGTTGGTCTTTTTTCATTGGAGATGAGCAAAGAACAACTTGTAGACCGTATGCTATGTGCACAAGCAAATATAAACTTGTGGAAAATGAGAAATGGAAGTTTGTCCGACAGTCCAGACAGTGATGACTTCAAAAAAATTGGCTCAGCGATGGGAGTTTTGTCCGAAGCTCCAATTTTTATAGACGACAGTGCTGGCGCAAATATAACTCAAATAAGAACCAAAGCTAGAAGATTAAAAACAGAACACGATATAGGACTTATTGTAATAGACTATTTGCAGTTGATGAGTAGTGCAGGCAGAAGATCTGACAATCGTGTTCAAGAAGTCGCTGATATGAGTCGTGGATTGAAACTTCTCGCTCGTGAATTAAATATTCCACTTCTTGTGCTTTCTCAGCTTTCCCGTGCAGCAGAACAAACTAAACCAGCAATACCAAAACTTTCTCATTTGCGTGATTCAGGAAGTATTGAGCAGGATGCTGATGTTGTTATTTTTTTATATAGAAAAGCAACCGACAGAAACTATAGACCAGAAGACATAACACCGCAAGAAAGATCTATCGCAGAAGTACACATCGCCAAACACAGAAATGGACCAGTTGGAATGATAAAAACATTTTTTGATGAAACTCAAGCCAGTTTCAAAAACTTAGACACAAGGTTTCAAACCACAGAACCACCCCAACAACATCAAGGAAGTGCACCCGTTCCAGAGGCTCCGCCGTTTTAA
- a CDS encoding YbaB/EbfC family nucleoid-associated protein — translation MFNKLKQFKDLRDKAKELQKELEKETITVNSASGKVTLVMDGTMAMKDLQIDAEMLSPDKKEKLQNAIKDAHKDAMKKMQRIMAMKMKDMGGLPNIPGLN, via the coding sequence ATGTTTAACAAACTGAAACAATTCAAAGATTTGAGAGACAAGGCAAAAGAACTACAAAAAGAATTGGAAAAAGAAACAATTACAGTAAATTCTGCTAGTGGAAAAGTAACACTTGTGATGGACGGAACTATGGCAATGAAAGATTTGCAAATAGATGCAGAAATGCTTTCACCAGACAAAAAAGAAAAACTTCAAAACGCTATAAAAGATGCACACAAAGATGCAATGAAAAAAATGCAGCGCATAATGGCAATGAAAATGAAAGATATGGGGGGATTACCGAATATTCCAGGTCTGAATTAG